In Oncorhynchus keta strain PuntledgeMale-10-30-2019 chromosome 19, Oket_V2, whole genome shotgun sequence, a single genomic region encodes these proteins:
- the ncdn gene encoding neurochondrin, with product MMALAMAEGTFIVSSESDSSGEHTGSEEGEGAPLAIDGLSAAQREVLERCLHTLTHAKNDSHTLAALLLITRLCPAGQLDSATLRRIFEAVGLSLPARLLVTAVRGSDASGLPPDELLSLGTALLAALSTDPDMAAHPQLLTTIPLLLGLLADGPKWSPQKQAQHQARQGMEPDQPSQAEGEQSSQSTNTTKEPVQDTAGFKAPSQDATRPTGSEEGTAENGAPTSHSTVKLDEALATDCYQVLNTVCALPRGPDQLLARSAVPALCRALGQKQTLSHEKGLPLLGALLSGKTKERAWSKHPAELLSLLARVSQDFCQATGLTQLDMCALVPQFLPSPGGTPKDTDLTPTMVSLWVALRPMLQAKLTPGQIGPVLVLSACLLDLCGWEPVGPPKFCCLLVNRACVEVRMGLEEPPDTELSPQLQQTLTACYRIMEAAMEQACSSQGVAQQSDAQPQTAITGLSLQQSRQVLRVLEEAFSAVIYHLQQVGPSRYGDPFIFATFRSLCAWLAEETSCLKEEVTALLPFLMGYARSHLQGESHDQGLSNWMSEMSVGDCSQGGAWTGKDAVRYLLPALCHLSAEDAPRKVLLTLDTPGLLVTFLTQGWGDLRGKGGAALARDPSMETACSALLNFTVMEPERVRKDPCFRCLESLLSEALPVLLHKPRLLVLAANLCTLGLMIGRLKPAPKAPVEASQRRFFSAALRFLRGALDSSSGPGPVRVSPAWEEWWEEAGELWRLGLQALGGCVKAQPWIITLVREEGWLNHTLAMLGSCSTLPDPHTQGALEEALCAVALQCPFCRQEISVLLKSSAKGALGSMDSLRKSLTTN from the exons AT GATGGCATTAGCAATGGCTGAGGGTACATTTATTGTGAGTTCTGAGAGTGATTCCAGTGGCGAACACACAGGcagtgaggaaggagagggagcgcCACTGGCGATAGATGGCTTGTCTGCTGCCCAGCGCGAGGTTCTGGAGCGCTGtctacacacactcacccacgcCAAAAACGACAGCCACACACTCGCTGCACTCCTCCTA ATTACACGATTGTGTCCAGCAGGCCAGCTTGACAGTGCGACACTGCGGCGCATCTTTGAGGCGGTGGGGCTGAGTCTTCCTGCTCGCCTGCTGGTGACTGCGGTTCGGGGGAGTGATGCCTCCGGCTTGCCCCCAGATGAGCTTCTGTCTCTGGGCACAGCTCTGCTGGCTGCcctcagcacagacccagacatgGCCGCCCACCCACAGCTCCTTACCACCATCCCTCTACTGCTAGGGCTGCTGGCCGATGGGCCCAAATGGAGCCCGCAGAAACAAGCCCAGCACCAGGCTAGACAAGGGATGGAACCAGACCAGCCAAGCCAGGCTGAAGGTGAACAGTCATCACAGAGCACGAACACTACCAAGGAGCCTGTCCAGGACACTGCAGGATTCAAAGCACCGTCTCAAGATGCGACGAGACCTACAGGCTCTGAGGAAGGTACTGCAGAAAATGGAGCTCCAACTTCCCATTCAACAGTCAAACTGGATGAGGCCTTGGCTACAGACTGTTACCAGGTTTTGAATACAGTGTGTGCTTTACCCCGGGGCCCAGATCAGCTCCTGGCCAGGAGTGCCGTCCCAGCTCTTTGTCGGGCCTTGGGGCAGAAACAGACACTGAGCCATGAAAAAGGACTACCCCTTCTTGGTGCCCTGCTCTCAGGCAAAACTAAAGAGAGAGCCTGGAGTAAGCACCCAGCcgaactcctctctctcctggccagAGTCTCCCAAGACTTCTGCCAAGCCACTGGCCTCACCCAGCTCGATATGTGTGCCCTGGTGCCGCAGTTCCTCCCCTCGCCAGGTGGAACACCAAAGGACACTGACCTAACGCCAACTATGGTCAGTCTGTGGGTGGCCCTGAGGCCCATGCTGCAGGCTAAGCTGACCCCAGGTCAAATAGGCCCTGTGTTagtcctctctgcctgcctgttgGACCTGTGCGGCTGGGAGCCTGTGGGGCCACCTAAGTTCTGTTGCCTGCTGGTGAACCGGGCCTGTGTGGAGGTGAGGATGGGCCTCGAGGAGCCCCCCGATACAGAGCTGAGTCCCCAGCTGCAACAGACACTCACCGCCTGCTACCGCATCATGGAAGCGGCCATGGAGCAGGCCTGCAGCAGCCAGGGAGTCGCCCAGCAGAGCGATGCCCAGCCACAGACTGCCATCACTGGACTCAGTCTGCAGCAGAGCAGGCAGGTTCTCCGGGTTCTGGAGGAGGCCTTCTCGGCAGTCATCTATCACCTGCAGCAG GTTGGTCCGAGTCGTTACGGCGACCCCTTCATTTTCGCCACGTTCCGTTCCCTCTGCGCCTGGCTCGCCGAAGAGACTTCATGTCTCAAGGAGGAAGTGACTGCCCTCTTGCCCTTTCTGATGGGCTACGCCAGAAGCCATCTGCAGGGAGAGAGTCACGACCAGGGTCTTTCCAATTGGATGTCGGAGATGTCTGTAGGCGACTGCTCACAGGGAGGGGCTTGGACAGGCAAAGATGCTGTAAG GTATCTCCTCCCAGCTCTGTGCCACCTCTCTGCAGAGGACGCCCCAAGAAAGGTGTTGCTCACCCTGGACACCCCAGGTCTCCTGGTGACCTTCCTAACCCAGGGATGGGGTGACCTGCGGGGGAAAGGAGGGGCAGCGTTAGCCCGGGACCCCAGTATGGAGACAGCCTGCTCGGCCCTGCTCAACTTCACTGTCATGGAGCCGGAGCGAGTCAG AAAGGACCCTTGTTTCAGATGCCTTGAGTCACTGTTGAGTGAAGCACTTCCTGTTCTCCTGCACAAACCCCGCCTCTTGGTCCTGGCTGCCAATCTTTGTACTCTGGGGCTCATGATTGGCAGGCTTAAACCAGCTCCTAAAG CTCCGGTTGAAGCAAGCCAGAGGCGGTTCTTCTCTGCAGCCCTGCGGTTCCTCCGTGGTGCCCTGGACTCCAGCTCGGGCCCGGGCCCAGTTAGGGTGAGCCCTGCCTGGGAGGAGTGGTGGGAGGAGGCTGGGGAGCTGTGGAGGCTGGGTCTGCAGGCCCTGGGAGGTTGTGTGAAGGCCCAGCCCTGGATCATCACCCTGGTCAGGGAGGAGGGTTGGCTCAACCACACTCTCGCCATGCTGGGCTCCTGTAGCACCCTGCCTGACCCCCACACCCAGGGGGCACTAGAGGAGGCCCTCTGCGCAGTGGCACTCCAGTGCCCGTTCTGTCGACAGGAGATCAGTGTCCTCCTGAAGAGCAGTGCCAAGGGAGCCTTGGGTAGCATGGACAGTCTGAGGAAATCCCTTACCACAAACTGA